A stretch of Dysidea avara chromosome 5, odDysAvar1.4, whole genome shotgun sequence DNA encodes these proteins:
- the LOC136255941 gene encoding uncharacterized protein, producing the protein MKRMERTIPVKTKFTNNLMTCYCITVIFLLTNIIIGGLVYNSYYSPDNQQPVANKDYTFNNRHYVREVVTEHTPKKALQEADTYDDSKLQEMVGNRVTDNFSSNSNIEGKSLTPNKDVLSHKASYGYVLPYRLYEQQTAAARNLWGLQYWANTAGMKVVEPFFINYGMSFEPMVAGLSHPARFGDLYDRDFWNEQSSKRKSSELVSWEDFITHASRETILVVVTTPKSNRRNSVKDTVVNVIDNPSSNTNSQECVGIEFPDEAMSYFKKEGFKFVRKVCIIFANSSPMAVTTFTQHILGSYLPNSVTVIFSHWKGIRSGRVNLKDVKLTNDNTVAVGLLPSRRTVEESEQYLQKLKLDSRVKYDGGKYFGVMVRVEKVFTHFIDYKEYSSEKFWNYLTDCASTLTSLKQFQVHNNWGRMFASDMGKFGSLTIQRMSSGAQGKNIAKTYKTFFTTVFGEDSWTIEEFEGSFNKYLNISDPVHIAQIQRTIAAKSDCLVLVGGGSTFQQVAISFYKNFHPNAKEHCIIKHCYYGENFNLKG; encoded by the exons ATGAAGAGAATGGAACGCACAATACC GGTAAAGACAAAATTTACAAACAATTTGATGACTTGCTACTGTATCACTGTCATCTTCCTACTAACAAACATTATTATTGGTGGTTTAGTGTATAACTCGTACTATAGTCCAGACAACCAGCAACCGGTAGCTAACAAGGACTACACATTTAATAACAGACATTATGTTAGAGAAGTTGTAACTGAACATACTCCCAAGAAGGCACTGCAAGAGGCTGATACCTATGATGACAGTAAACTGCAAGAGATGGTTGGAAATAGAGTAACAGATAACTTTAGTAGCAATAGTAACATTGAAGGTAAAAGTTTAACTCCTAACAAAGATGTGTTGTCTCATAAAGCATCATACGGTTATGTTTTACCTTATCGACTATATGAACAACAGACAGCAGCTGCCAGGAACCTGTGGGGGCTACAGTATTGGGCTAATACTGCTGGAATGAAGGTTGTAGAACCATTTTTTATAAATTATGGGATGTCATTTGAACCAATGGTTGCTGGACTGTCACATCCAGCAAGATTTGGTGACCTCTATGACAGGGATTTCTGGAATGAGCAATCATCAAAGAGAAAAAGTTCAGAGCTAGTGTCTTGGGAAGACTTCATAACACATGCTTCCAGAGAGACTATTCTTGTAGTTGTTACAACACCAAAATCAAACCGACGTAATTCGGTTAAAGATACTGTAGTCAATGTTATCGATAATCCTAGTAGTAATACTAACTCACAAGAATGTGTTGGAATTGAATTTCCAGATGAAGCAATGTCATATTTTAAAAAGGAAGGATTTAAGTTTGTTCGTAAAGTGTGTATCATATTTGCTAATTCATCTCCAATGGCTGTGACCACATTTACACAACACATACTTGGCTCCTACCTTCCCAATAGTGTTACAGTTATATTTTCTCATTGGAAGGGCATACGGAGTGGGAGAGTGAATTTAAAAGATGTTAAACTAACCAATGACAACACGGTTGCTGTAGGGCTACTGCCCAGCAGAAGGACAGTTGAAGAGAGTGAACAATATTTGCAAAAATTGAAGCTTGATAGTAGAGTCAAATATGATGGTGGGAAATACTTTGGTGTGATGGTTCGAGTTGAAAAAGTATTCACACATTTTATTGACTACAAAGAATATAGTTCAGAAAAGTTCTGGAATTACTTGACGGACTGTGCATCTACCTTGACAAGTTTAAAACAGTTTCAGGTTCATAATAACTGGGGAAGAATGTTTGCTAGTGATATGGGAAAATTTGGAAGTCTGACAATCCAAAGAATGTCTTCAGGTGCACAAGGAAAAAATATTGCAAAGACCTACAAGACTTTCTTCACTACAGTATTTGGTGAGGACAGTTGGACTATTGAGGAGTTCGAGGGTAGTTTTAACAAATACCTCAACATCAGTGACCCAGTCCATATTGCTCAAATACAACGCACCATTGCTGCCAAATCTGACTGTCTAGTGTTAGTTGGTGGTGGATCAACATTTCAACAAGTCGCTATATCATTTTACAAGAATTTTCACCCTAATGCTAAAGAACACTGTATTATTAAACATTGCTATTATGGGgaaaattttaatttgaaaGGCTAA